In Methanococcus voltae, the DNA window ATCATACATGAAACTTCTTCCGTTTCAAGTATTCATCTTAATTGCATAATATGTCAACGAGATGGTACATGTAATGTTTTGAGGTTTAAAACAATTAATGTACAAATATGGTATTAAAATATTAGGATATTAAAAAATACAATATAAAATTACAAATAGTTTAACTTAGATATTTAAATTAAATATCAATATATTTTAAAAAAATTGGTGATTAAATGATTCAAGATAAAAATGGAAAAAATATAGAAATTGGTAATTTTGCAAGATATATAAATACAGGTACTGAAGGAGTTGTAAAAGAATTTAAAAACTTAGATAATGAAAAATTGGTGGTTTTAGACAATAATTTAGCATACAAACCTCACTTAATAGAAATAATTGAAAAAATAAATACTAAAAATAATAATAAAAAAATAGAAGTTAAAGATGATGATATAAATCTTAGTAATTCAGATGAAATTGATTCTTGTGGTGCCGGGTAAGTAGTAATAAAATTAAAATATATTTTAAAATATATTATTTTTTATTAATTACTGCAAGTATGGCATTCAATATTGAATTTTTAATATAATTATCTGAAACTTTATCCGCATCTTTTGAAGTAAAATCAAACCTTAAGGTTTTACTTGCATCAGGCATACCCATTGTGGTAATTGTTATTACACGATAGTTTTTTAACAGCTCCAAAGCTACATCAAAGCTCTTTTTTGGTTCCATATTTATAATAAAACCAGTTGGTGTTTTTTCCAAAGATATATTATCATAATTACATAATTCATCGAATGTAAAATTAATTGCTCGTTGTTGTGCTTTTTTAATCCTATCAAAACTAAAATTTTTTAAAGTATAGACCATTGCTGCCAATATAGGCGCTTGAGCTTCCAAACCATACTTTAAACCTTCTGAATATATTTCTTTTATTAATTCTTTATTACCTGCCAACAAACCAGCCCTTGGTCCAGTCATTAATTTATCCATACTCGTAACCACTAAATCAGCACCCATATTTAAAGCGGTTGGTTGACCATTTAATAAACGTATTCTTGCACCCGATGCATCATCAAATAAAACATTTACATTATTTGAATGACAATATTCGATTAATTTCTTTGTATTTTCTAAATCAACAATCTTATGATTCATTGTAGAACCAGTGATTATTAAAAATTTACCAGTTTCAATAAGTGCCAATATTTCTTCAATATTATCACTTTCATAATAAGGTATATTTAAGATATTACAACTTTTAGGTATTGACGGGTGAGATGGTTTTTCAGGTACATAATGTAATATTTGAGATATCTTTTTATTTTTTAAAGTAATAATAGTTGCCAAAAGTGCAGAAGAAGTTCTATTAAATCCCACAGCCATTTCTGATTTACAATATTCTTCCAATGATTCTATTTTATTTTTAATATCTGAATCTTCATTAAAATCATTGTGTAAATAAGCCAATCCGTGCCTATTTAATTTTTCAGTGAATATTGCAGGTCCAGTATAAGTTTCTAAAAAATCTAAGTTCTTATTTTCAATATAAAAACCACCGGTTAACCCCGTTAAATCATAAATATTATCTCTTCCGTGTTTTTTTATAATATTCCTTAATATTTCCCTTGTATTACTTATTCTTTCAAATTCTAAATCCTTCAAAATATCCCTCAAATAATATATAATAGAAAATAATTACAATAATTTAATAGATTAAATATATAATTGTATATGTATTGATTTGATATTTAATTAAAATAATATCAGTAATAATATTGTTGTAAAAAAATTAAAAATAATATATTTAAATTTGGTTATTGTATTGAATAATAATAATAATAATAATAATAATAGTATATTATAAATATTTCTTCAATTCTTCTGGCTTATGTAATTCGCCACCTATTTTTCCAATTAATTCAACTTCACATTTTGCATACTTCATTACTTCACCAGAAATTTGACCCAAATTCATTTCAGGTACTAATATTTTAGAAGCTTTTAAATTTTTAATTAAATCGTCAGGGAAGGGAAATACTGTTTTTAATCTAATATATCCCACATCCACACCTTCTTTTAACAAAGAATCTACAGTATATTTAACAGTTCTTGAAGGAGTTCCATAACATACAAATATAGTTTTTGCACCGATGTTTTTAGATTCATATAATATAATGTCATCTTTATTTTCTAAAATTTTATTAGATAATCTTCTTACCAAACTATCATGTGTCTCTGCAGAAACGTCAGGATATCCTTTTTCATTATGTGTTAAACCAGTTACTGCTGTTTTATAACCTTCGCCAAATATGGGCATGGGTTGTATTAAATTATTATTATTATTATTAGTATTATTATTATTAGTATTATTAGTATTATTAGTATTATCCTTTGTAGAATTTTTCGGAGTTTCCCTATTAAATATAGGTATTTCATCATGTAATACTACTTTTTCACGCATATGTCCCAATATTTCATCAGCCATTACAAAAACAGGTATTCTGTATTTTTCAGCATAATTGAACGCCATTATTGTAAAATCATACATTTCTTGTACAGAACTTGGAACTAAAACAATAGGTTGATAATCCCCATGACTACCCCATTTAGTTTGCATTATATCTGCTTGTGATGCAGCTGTTGGTTGACCTGTTGAAGGACCCCCTCTTTGCACATTTACTAAAACACATGGTGTTTCCGTCATAAAAGCGTATCCGATATTTTCTTGCATTAAACTAATACCTGGGCCACTTGTAGCAGTCATTGATTTATTACCTGCCCAACTTGCACCTATTATAGAAGCCATACTGGCTATTTCATCTTCCATTTGACAATAATAACCATTTAATTTAGGTAATTTTCTTGCCATTCCTTCAGCAATTTCTGTAGATGGAGTAATAGGATAACCTCCAAAAAACTTACAGCCTGCTTTTAAAGCACCTTCTACACATGCCATATTCCCTTGTATGAATTCGGTTTTCATAATATCACCCATAATTCTCAAATGATGGAAAAATAAAATATATAAAAAATTATAAAAATACAGTAATTAAATATATTAATTTAATATATATACCAATTATAAAATATAACAATATATTATATATTATTAATCTTAGTATTATATTTTTTTATAAAATATTTCAGTTAATAAATTGTTCAAAACTCTCGAGTTGGTCATAAGTACCAAATACATAAATTTGGTCATCCAAATGCAATATAGTATCTTTTGCAGGATTAACATTTAAAGAACCATTTTTGGATTTAATACCTATTATTGAAACGTTATAATTTATTTGAGTTAATAAATCAAAAATTGAAATTCCCTCATATTTTTTTAGAATATTATATTTCCTAAGGTCAATATCTTCATTATATTCGTAGTTAGCTATAGACATAAAAGTGGAAAAGAAATCCAAAACATCTGGTTTTATAGCCAATTCAGCTAAACGCATACCACCTATCATATACGGCGAAACGACTTTGTCAGCACCTGCAATTAATAATTTATCCATGGAAACAGTTTCTTCAGCCTTGGAAACTACATGTATATTCGGATTTAATCTTTTCGCAGATAATGTAACAAATACATTGTCTGAATCTCTTGGCATTGTAGAAATTAATGTTTTTGCATTTTTAATATTAGCTTCAATTAAACATTCATCTAATGTAGCATCACCACAGATGTAATTAAATTCAGGGTTTTTTTCAAATTCTGAAACTAAATTTTCCTCACTTAAATCTAAAACTACGAAATCAGCTCCCCGTTTAGCCAATCTATTTGCAACTACTTTTCCAATCCTACCATAACCACATAATACATAATGGTCTTTCATATTTTTAATTCTGTTTTTCATATTTCTCATCCTGTTTGCTTTTCTAAAATATCCTTCCACAAATAATTGTAATGTACTACCAAAAGTAAAAAGTCCAACACTCGTACCTGTTAAAGCCAATAATATTGCAGTTAACCTCCCCATATATGTTATTGGATGAATATCGCCATAACCTATCGTAAACATTGTTATTATAGTTAAATAAAACGAATCAAACATTGAAAGACTTTCAAAATATGAAAACGAAATAGAAAAAAACATTACGATAAAAAATATTACAAAAAGACCTATTTTAATTTTCTTTATAGGTTCCATAAAATCACTTCTCGAGATTAATAATATATGAGGTCATGTTTAAAAATACTATATTATTATTTATCTAATCATTGTTATTTAATATATTACTTATAATTATATAAATATTTCAACTCTATAATATATAATAAAATAACATTTAATAATTAAGATAATTAATAAATTAAATAATAGTTTAATCATATTAAAAATAATTTTAATAAAAATGGTTGTGATAATATGGAAATTGGATTATTAAGTGTTAAAAATACATTACCTTTTTTTGAAAATTTTGGAAATCTACCCACTAAATTAATATCCGAATCTAATATAAAAGATATTAATGATTTGGATTTTTTTATAATACCTGGGGGTAGTTTAATTGAATGTAATGATTTATTGAATAATAATGAATTTACAAGCACAATGTCTAATTATCAAGGTTATATATTAGGCATCTGTAGTGGATTTCAATTATTATCTTATAATATAGATATTGGAAGAAAAAGCCAAACACCAATATTAAAAAAAGGATTAGGTCTTTTAGATGTAAATATAGCCCCATTAATATGTACAGACAGAGTAAATTTTAAAATAGAAGATAAAACATTATTTAATACATTATATAAAAGCGATAAGAATAACAATGTTCTAAAAAACAATTATAATAAATTATACGAAGGATTTCACTGCCATACTTATGGCCACATCACTCCCGAAAACTCTAAAGTGTTTACAAAATCAATAGTCAATAAATTAAACTATAAAATGCTTGAAACGTCTAATGAATTAATATCTGGAGCTTATGATGGTAAAATATATGGTACTATGATACATAATTTTTTAGATAATAAAAATATAAAAGAATCATTATTGTCCAAATTTAAAATTAAAGAAGATGAATTAAAGGAAATAACGGATAAAAATCAAAAAATAAAATTAAATTCTAAAAAATATAGATTTAACGGAAAAACAGATATTAATAAAATAGATAATATTAAAAAAGCTAAAAAAGGAATTATATTGTTAGGAACAGGCTCTGAAAGTGGTAAGACATTTATAACCACCAGTATTGCTGGAAAATTAGCCGAAAAAGGTTATAAGGTATTTTCAGCGAAAATAGGTCCTGACGTGAGAGATATTGTGCCTTCATTATATATTACAAATGAAACTATGACAAAATACAATAGTATCAAAATATATGATAGAGGTTGGTCCACAATTTCAGAATTCAAAAAATATATTGAAACCTCAGATTATGATTATTATATAATAGAAGGAGTTATGGGTGCATTTACTGGTTGTTTAAATAAAGCAGGCTATAGTAGTGCGGAAATAGCTAAATTTTTAAATATTCCAACATACGTCGTCTCGTCATGTAGTAAAAGTGGAATAGAAGGTGCATATATAGAATCATTAATATATTACAAATTATTGGAAAAAATAGGTGCAGATGTAAAAGGAATTATATTAAATAAAACATATAATGATAGAATAGCCGAAAAAGTTAAAAAAATAGGTGATTTATCAGATATTGATATAATACCAATTAAAAAAGCAAAACAAAATATAAATATAAAAAATAGAGGCTTAATGCCTGAGATAGAAATAGATTATGACCTATTTTGCAAGTTGGCTTTAGAATTAGATATTAATATGGACTTATTTAATATGACTATAAATAATAAAAATAATTTAAACGATGAAATTATACAGAAATACTTTGAAAATTCAGACGATACAACATATTTGGAACAAAAAATACAAGAATTATCCCAAAGCTTGAAAATAATTTAAATAAATATAATTAATATAAAAATAACTCATTTTTTTATAAAATATATATAACCCGAAAACTCAAAAATCAAATGATTAAATATATATTTGATATGGGATATATTAAAAATTTACCAAATTTATTTTTATAACTTTTAAAAATATAAAACTCATTTATGAAATAAAATTTATTTATGAAATAAATATGCCTGCTGGTGAATTAATGGATTCAGAAATATTAAAAAAAGAGATAGAATCTTTAAAGAATAATAAAAATATGTTAAAAGATTATCTTAAAAGAAAATATAGTAATGATATAATTTTTGATAAGAATAATATATTAATTGATTTAACAGATTTACAGAAAGAAGGCTTCTTTAAAGAAATAGATTTATTAGAATATAATCCAAAAGAAGTTTTAAATTTTATTAGGGATACATATATCGATGCATATGAATCATTGAAAATAGTTAGGAAAGATATTAATATAATCCCATATCAATTACCAGATTCCATTAATAAAAACAGTAAAAACAAACCAATGACTATAGAAGATATAAAAAGTAATAAATTAGGAAAATTGGTCGAATTTGAAGGAGTAGTAACCGTATCTACAAAAATAAAATCTGCATTAAAAAAAGCAAAATTCATATGTCCTAAATGTGGGAATATTATAGATATAAATGTTGAGAATCCATTTGAAGGATATATTGAACCAATGTGTAGTAATAAAAATTGTGGCGAATTAATGAATTTAAATGAAGAAAATTCAAAATATATAGATTATCAAGAGCTTAAAATTCAACAACCATTGGACTTAATGGATGACCCTGAAGAACCACCCAAATATATAACAGTTCTATTGGAAAATTCTCCCGGCATATATTGTGGAAGGGTAAAAATAACAGGAATTCCCGTTAAATCACAAAAAAATAAAAAAATACCAATATATGATATAATTGTAAAAGGTTTGAATTGCGAAATTATAGATAATAAATTAGAAGCAATTCTTAATGAAGAAGATGTTGAAAAAATCAATAAAGTGAGTAAACATGATGATATTATCAATATATTATCAGAACGACTCATTCCTGAAATAAAAGGATATTCCACAATTAAAAAAGCAATATTATTACAACAAATTAAAGGCGTAAAAAAAGGAAACAAAAGGGCAGATAGCCATGTTTTATTAATAACTGACCCAGGTATAGGTAAATCAGTGATGTTAAGGAAAATAGCAGAAATACCTGGTAATGTTTATGGTTCTGCGACTACTGCCTCAGGTGTTGGTTTAACCGCAGCAGTTGTACGTGAAAAAACAGAAATAGGAGATGACACTTGGGTTATAAAACCAGGTCTTTTAGTTAAAGCAAATAAAGGTACTGCATGTATAGACGAGCTTACGGTAAATAGGGATTTACAAAGCTATGTTTTAGAAGCTATGGAAAGCCAAACAATTCATATTAACAAAGGAGGTATAAATACAAAATTATCCTCTGAATGTAGTATTCTTGCTGCATGTAATCCTAAATGGGGTCGTTTTGATAACAATGAAGCAGTTTCTGAGCAAATAAATATACCTGCACCAATGTTAAGCAGATTTGACTTAATATTTCCTTTAAAAGATGAACCAGACCGTGCAAGAGATAAAGAAATAGGTAAACATATTATAAACATACATAAAGCCTATTTGGATAAAAATATAAAAGTAGATATGAAATTAGACAATATTATAATAGATGATATTCTAATAGATAATGACTTTATTATAAAATATATTATATATGCTCGACAGAAGCAGCCTATAATATCTAAAGATGCTGAGAATATATTAGTAGAATATTATACTAATATGAGGAAAAGTTCAGTTCAGATTACAGCGAGACAATTAGAAGCTACAATTAGAATTGCTGAAGCACATGCTAAAGCAAGACTTCATGATGAAGTTGATGAAGTTGATGCAATAGAAGCAATAAATATAATCACAGAATCGTTGAAAGAAATAGCCTATGACCCTGAAACAAATTCATTTGATATAGGTAAAGTGACGGGTGTTTCTAAAAAAGATGTAAATTATATGAAATCAGTATATCTGATTATAAAAAATTTATCTAATGAATTGGATAATGAATTAGTTATTTATGAAGATATTGTCGATAAAGCAAATAAGGAAAATATCGACGAAACCCAAGTTAAAACGGCTTTGAAAAAATTAAAACAAGTTGGGGACATATATGAGCCGAAAAATAGAAAATATAGGATTATGTAATATTATTTAATAATATAGTAAAAATAAGAATAATAAAATAGAAATATTAAATATACTATAAATTAAACTCAATGAATTAAGTTAAAAAGGGGCTATTATGAAATTAATTAAAAATTATCCTAAAACATATGATACTGGTGATTTATGGATTCAACCTACAAATCAATCCACCATATTAAATTATGATAATTGTTTTGAATTTAATTATATAAATAAAACCCCAATAATTAGGATATTAGGTAGCCCTTCAGTCAGTAAGATGATAAATAATCTATTAAATGCGATATCTAAAAAATTCGCATATGGAAAATATGATGTAAATCATATGAATAATATATTTGAATATATAAATAAAGAATATAGAATAAATGGAAAATATAATCGTGCCAAAATAGGATGGTATAAAGTAATAGGCGATACTTTTAACGATTTAAAAAAAAATAATTTTGAAAAAGTACTTTTTAAATTAAATACATTACTTAAAAGTATAAAACCATTGATTGTAATTGATACCAATAACACATACGCCTGGAATTACAATCATTCATTTAAAAGATTTGTAAATTGGTTAAATAATGATTTTTCAATAATTATAAGGACTCCTTTTAAAAATATAAAAAATATTAAACAACATTTTTCTAATTCAAAAATAAATAATTGTGCAGCATTAATCAATTACGCAAAAAATTTTGGTATATTAATAAAAAATTGCAAAGTAGCGGAGCGAATACTAAACATATCGCATGGAAACATTACTGCAATAGAAATTATATTAAAAAATAGCAAAAGGGAATTAAAAACATTGCGTGATTTAAAAATACCTTGGAAAAAGGTGGCATATCAAATAATACCAACTAATTTAAAAAAATTATACGAAAAGTGTATGCAGCTAAAAAAATTCAAAATACAAGATATCTACGAATCATATGATGAATTTACCAAACCAACATTATATAGATATTTAAGTGAATTATGCAATATGGGTATATTATCAAAAAATAAAACTAAAAAAACAATTACGTTTAAAGTATTGATTAATAAATTATTATTTAATCAAAAAATACACTATAAAAACTACATAAAGTTGTATGAAGAACTGTATCTAAAGAAAACGTTCTACCAGGATATGATATGAAAATAATTAGTTTCGTTAGATAATATTCATTTTTAATCGTTTTTAGAATATATTATATCTTTTTTTAAGTTTCGGGTTTTCGAGTGTGATGTATGTATAATATAATTCGTTCATTTTTTTAAAAGTTTAACTTTTTACTGATAAAAATACTATCATTTTTAGACTATTTATTATATTATTATATATATCTACTATAATAGTAATAATATAATAATATAATAATATAATAATATATAATTATGAATATTATGTTAAAAATGTGTTAAAATACTTCAAAAACGTAAAATACATATTTAAGCAACATGACAAAAGTTTTTTAATAAAAAAAATAGTAAAATACAAAAGTTAACGTTATAACATTAAAAAAAGTTTTAAAATAAAAAGAGACATATTATAATATTTTTACACCTTATATTTTAAAATGATTTATATATAGCACTAATTCGAAAACCCGAAAATCATAAAGTATCTAGTAATTTCTTTAACTCTTCAACATGTTCACAATTTTTGGATTGGCAAGATATGCACCAATATTGTTGGTCTGGTAGTTCATATATTTCATAGTCTTTTAAATATTTTTTAAATTGGATTTTATAAGTTTTAGCACCGTATTTATCGATTATTTTATCAAAACTTTTAATATTTTTATTATTTACTTCATCAAAAGTTTTTATATTGTTTTCTTCACAATTTTTGTTTTTTTTATCTACTATTTCTTTTAATATAGAAGTATATGCTTTATTTACATTATATATCTTTGTTTTACCTTTAGTATTGTAATATATAACTTCAAAGCTGTTTAAAACATTTAAATATTGGGATATGAACCCTTTTGATAATTTGGTATTTTTTTCTATATCGTTTATACAGTTGTTTTTATGTTCCAATATATATTTTATTAGTTTATACCTTTGATTGGTATTTATTATTTTATTAATATGGTCTTTATCGCTCATAATTACCCATTTACTCATTAATTATATTATTTATATCATTTTTTTCAATCATATGTATTTTTTTCAATCATATGCT includes these proteins:
- a CDS encoding TIGR03576 family pyridoxal phosphate-dependent enzyme; translation: MKDLEFERISNTREILRNIIKKHGRDNIYDLTGLTGGFYIENKNLDFLETYTGPAIFTEKLNRHGLAYLHNDFNEDSDIKNKIESLEEYCKSEMAVGFNRTSSALLATIITLKNKKISQILHYVPEKPSHPSIPKSCNILNIPYYESDNIEEILALIETGKFLIITGSTMNHKIVDLENTKKLIEYCHSNNVNVLFDDASGARIRLLNGQPTALNMGADLVVTSMDKLMTGPRAGLLAGNKELIKEIYSEGLKYGLEAQAPILAAMVYTLKNFSFDRIKKAQQRAINFTFDELCNYDNISLEKTPTGFIINMEPKKSFDVALELLKNYRVITITTMGMPDASKTLRFDFTSKDADKVSDNYIKNSILNAILAVINKK
- a CDS encoding potassium channel family protein; this translates as MEPIKKIKIGLFVIFFIVMFFSISFSYFESLSMFDSFYLTIITMFTIGYGDIHPITYMGRLTAILLALTGTSVGLFTFGSTLQLFVEGYFRKANRMRNMKNRIKNMKDHYVLCGYGRIGKVVANRLAKRGADFVVLDLSEENLVSEFEKNPEFNYICGDATLDECLIEANIKNAKTLISTMPRDSDNVFVTLSAKRLNPNIHVVSKAEETVSMDKLLIAGADKVVSPYMIGGMRLAELAIKPDVLDFFSTFMSIANYEYNEDIDLRKYNILKKYEGISIFDLLTQINYNVSIIGIKSKNGSLNVNPAKDTILHLDDQIYVFGTYDQLESFEQFIN
- a CDS encoding DUF2098 family protein, producing the protein MIQDKNGKNIEIGNFARYINTGTEGVVKEFKNLDNEKLVVLDNNLAYKPHLIEIIEKINTKNNNKKIEVKDDDINLSNSDEIDSCGAG
- a CDS encoding AAA family ATPase translates to MDSEILKKEIESLKNNKNMLKDYLKRKYSNDIIFDKNNILIDLTDLQKEGFFKEIDLLEYNPKEVLNFIRDTYIDAYESLKIVRKDINIIPYQLPDSINKNSKNKPMTIEDIKSNKLGKLVEFEGVVTVSTKIKSALKKAKFICPKCGNIIDINVENPFEGYIEPMCSNKNCGELMNLNEENSKYIDYQELKIQQPLDLMDDPEEPPKYITVLLENSPGIYCGRVKITGIPVKSQKNKKIPIYDIIVKGLNCEIIDNKLEAILNEEDVEKINKVSKHDDIINILSERLIPEIKGYSTIKKAILLQQIKGVKKGNKRADSHVLLITDPGIGKSVMLRKIAEIPGNVYGSATTASGVGLTAAVVREKTEIGDDTWVIKPGLLVKANKGTACIDELTVNRDLQSYVLEAMESQTIHINKGGINTKLSSECSILAACNPKWGRFDNNEAVSEQINIPAPMLSRFDLIFPLKDEPDRARDKEIGKHIINIHKAYLDKNIKVDMKLDNIIIDDILIDNDFIIKYIIYARQKQPIISKDAENILVEYYTNMRKSSVQITARQLEATIRIAEAHAKARLHDEVDEVDAIEAINIITESLKEIAYDPETNSFDIGKVTGVSKKDVNYMKSVYLIIKNLSNELDNELVIYEDIVDKANKENIDETQVKTALKKLKQVGDIYEPKNRKYRIM
- a CDS encoding AAA family ATPase produces the protein MEIGLLSVKNTLPFFENFGNLPTKLISESNIKDINDLDFFIIPGGSLIECNDLLNNNEFTSTMSNYQGYILGICSGFQLLSYNIDIGRKSQTPILKKGLGLLDVNIAPLICTDRVNFKIEDKTLFNTLYKSDKNNNVLKNNYNKLYEGFHCHTYGHITPENSKVFTKSIVNKLNYKMLETSNELISGAYDGKIYGTMIHNFLDNKNIKESLLSKFKIKEDELKEITDKNQKIKLNSKKYRFNGKTDINKIDNIKKAKKGIILLGTGSESGKTFITTSIAGKLAEKGYKVFSAKIGPDVRDIVPSLYITNETMTKYNSIKIYDRGWSTISEFKKYIETSDYDYYIIEGVMGAFTGCLNKAGYSSAEIAKFLNIPTYVVSSCSKSGIEGAYIESLIYYKLLEKIGADVKGIILNKTYNDRIAEKVKKIGDLSDIDIIPIKKAKQNINIKNRGLMPEIEIDYDLFCKLALELDINMDLFNMTINNKNNLNDEIIQKYFENSDDTTYLEQKIQELSQSLKII
- a CDS encoding ArsR family transcriptional regulator, whose translation is MSDKDHINKIINTNQRYKLIKYILEHKNNCINDIEKNTKLSKGFISQYLNVLNSFEVIYYNTKGKTKIYNVNKAYTSILKEIVDKKNKNCEENNIKTFDEVNNKNIKSFDKIIDKYGAKTYKIQFKKYLKDYEIYELPDQQYWCISCQSKNCEHVEELKKLLDTL
- a CDS encoding 2-oxoacid:acceptor oxidoreductase subunit alpha, with the protein product MKTEFIQGNMACVEGALKAGCKFFGGYPITPSTEIAEGMARKLPKLNGYYCQMEDEIASMASIIGASWAGNKSMTATSGPGISLMQENIGYAFMTETPCVLVNVQRGGPSTGQPTAASQADIMQTKWGSHGDYQPIVLVPSSVQEMYDFTIMAFNYAEKYRIPVFVMADEILGHMREKVVLHDEIPIFNRETPKNSTKDNTNNTNNTNNNNTNNNNNNLIQPMPIFGEGYKTAVTGLTHNEKGYPDVSAETHDSLVRRLSNKILENKDDIILYESKNIGAKTIFVCYGTPSRTVKYTVDSLLKEGVDVGYIRLKTVFPFPDDLIKNLKASKILVPEMNLGQISGEVMKYAKCEVELIGKIGGELHKPEELKKYL